A genome region from Thalassotalea euphylliae includes the following:
- a CDS encoding OmpA family protein → MKHTLLSAIVLASSALVLTGCSSSNERTADGNVAALSPEQLVLKEYLQASRLKMMSLTTRLSHQCVAGQLEVGYRLLDKTEQEFTGQMYADAFISLTQLDRQVRKLECISHYIDGRFGCSETNKVTVLRDWYKEGSFEQCQVAILSADSYSQEQSQNQGRKQQQVQKAGNNVSVHGYTVITETLHDFDQAKLKSIYYPALEKLVLLMKSFPESTLVITGHADSRGSTEYNQTLSLARAEQVASYFIDSGIAAEKVTIEAFGEMAPRVGEVNQTQQVFNRYTKISLRLALPSQAATQQLKSNQLIAVNGKESHDE, encoded by the coding sequence ATGAAACACACTTTATTGTCGGCCATCGTCCTTGCTAGTTCCGCGCTTGTCTTGACTGGGTGTAGCTCATCAAACGAGCGCACGGCTGATGGCAATGTCGCAGCGTTAAGCCCAGAACAGTTAGTGCTGAAAGAGTACTTGCAAGCATCGCGCTTAAAAATGATGTCGCTTACAACACGATTGAGCCATCAGTGTGTTGCTGGTCAGCTTGAAGTTGGCTACCGCTTGCTGGACAAAACTGAACAAGAGTTCACCGGGCAAATGTATGCTGATGCCTTTATTTCGCTTACTCAGTTAGACAGACAAGTACGCAAATTGGAATGCATTAGTCACTACATTGATGGGCGTTTCGGCTGTAGCGAGACAAATAAAGTGACGGTACTTAGAGACTGGTATAAAGAGGGCTCTTTCGAGCAATGCCAAGTAGCAATTTTATCGGCAGACTCATATAGCCAAGAGCAAAGCCAAAACCAAGGCCGAAAACAGCAGCAAGTTCAAAAAGCTGGTAACAATGTCAGCGTGCACGGTTATACGGTGATCACGGAAACCTTACACGACTTTGATCAGGCCAAGTTAAAATCGATTTATTATCCAGCGTTGGAAAAACTCGTGTTACTAATGAAAAGCTTTCCTGAGTCTACGCTGGTGATTACGGGTCATGCCGATAGCCGCGGCAGCACTGAATATAACCAGACATTGAGTTTAGCGCGAGCCGAACAAGTGGCTAGCTACTTTATTGATTCTGGCATTGCGGCTGAAAAAGTCACCATTGAAGCGTTTGGTGAAATGGCGCCTAGGGTAGGCGAAGTTAACCAAACGCAACAAGTCTTCAATCGCTATACAAAAATATCATTACGCTTGGCACTGCCAAGTCAGGCAGCTACTCAACAGTTAAAGAGTAACCAGCTGATAGCAGTTAACGGCAAGGAGAGTCATGATGAATAA
- a CDS encoding STAS domain-containing protein, with the protein MLNEIYNLNNDVVIKLFEDLDADAVKAMKADLASYAELSSDIVIDLKDVDFIDSSGIGAIVFLYKRMVAKGKLVAVVGLNEQPKELFKMLMLDKTIHCFDSLEHYVTTASMLKAV; encoded by the coding sequence ATGCTGAACGAAATTTACAACTTAAATAATGATGTCGTCATTAAGTTATTCGAAGATTTAGACGCTGATGCAGTTAAAGCAATGAAAGCTGATCTAGCCAGTTACGCCGAATTATCTTCCGATATTGTTATTGACTTGAAAGATGTCGATTTTATTGACTCGTCAGGTATTGGTGCCATCGTATTTTTATACAAGCGTATGGTTGCTAAAGGGAAGTTAGTGGCAGTAGTTGGTTTGAACGAGCAACCCAAAGAGCTGTTTAAAATGCTGATGCTAGATAAAACTATTCACTGCTTTGACAGTTTGGAGCACTACGTAACGACCGCTAGTATGTTGAAGGCGGTGTAA
- a CDS encoding polysaccharide biosynthesis/export family protein: MMNKQFFLSCLILNVNSFTRSCLAFALLILTWLALATSIIASSSASAQEQVVQEQLLKEQVVQKQVVLRPGDIVQLNLPGEADFEKHFQINQEGLLMLPEIGQVTLGGMPLAAASLHVKALLAEQYRAIDDFDLVLIERRLPVRVLGFVKEPGMIDLPADGNVQLALQQAGGPSAGAQLDKIQLNRAGEVTAFDYKKYLDTGDFAILPELQPLDVIFVPASPLIGNVQMDFDAATLSASGDGAEAGTAIKVFGEVLKPGVFSYKAGNTVVDMLMRAGGVTRYAGVEHIRVINQGIPQLFDLKNYLDTGDATSMPTITAGSTLFVPIQEEEIKTGLRTIYVMGEVFKPGAYEAPDGTAFFDILANAGGPTRFAETRQVRIIRSSGQVDAFDLQAYTEGLAARQIPEISPGDAIFVPEKTDMNEKSWLKISPDRAIRVIGAVIKPGRYEWGDEMSFLDILAHAGGPTQDADISQIKVLKNGQASREKPFDLAAFITDGGDFSLLPQVSAGDTIIVPEKPRDVIDNKARWLRQSQESSIYVFGQVGQPGRYAFDNKLHFLDILSAADGPNQFADIHAIKVTHRNGYTSKVTTVDLGLYFETGDETLLPLVRAGDTIYVPQRDKAWLDQKKEQTVRIIGAVAKPGRYTFNEAMTILDLLAEAGGPTDKAHLTDIMVVNISTAKASENQSQRFDLKTFVKRPDFTKLPLVRSGDTVYVPDINNSDWNVFVSNVKDMVSVVSLVAITGGF; the protein is encoded by the coding sequence ATGATGAATAAGCAGTTTTTTCTATCTTGTTTAATTTTGAATGTGAATAGCTTTACTCGAAGCTGCTTAGCATTTGCTTTGCTAATACTCACTTGGCTAGCGCTAGCAACCTCGATCATTGCGTCATCATCTGCCTCAGCACAGGAGCAAGTGGTTCAAGAGCAACTGCTAAAGGAACAAGTAGTACAGAAGCAAGTGGTATTGCGCCCTGGTGATATTGTTCAGTTAAACCTGCCGGGTGAGGCTGATTTTGAAAAGCACTTTCAAATTAACCAAGAAGGTTTGCTGATGCTACCTGAGATTGGACAAGTCACCTTGGGCGGTATGCCGCTAGCGGCAGCAAGCTTGCATGTTAAGGCGTTGCTCGCTGAGCAATACCGCGCGATTGATGATTTTGACCTTGTGCTAATTGAGCGCCGCTTGCCTGTACGGGTACTGGGGTTTGTGAAAGAGCCAGGGATGATTGACTTACCAGCAGACGGTAATGTGCAACTTGCACTTCAGCAAGCTGGCGGGCCAAGCGCTGGTGCTCAACTCGATAAAATCCAGTTAAATCGCGCCGGTGAAGTTACAGCTTTTGATTATAAAAAATATTTAGATACGGGTGATTTTGCGATTTTGCCTGAGCTACAACCGCTAGATGTGATTTTTGTGCCAGCCTCTCCACTAATTGGCAATGTGCAAATGGACTTTGATGCTGCAACCTTATCAGCCAGTGGTGACGGTGCTGAAGCGGGTACAGCAATTAAAGTATTTGGCGAAGTGTTAAAGCCAGGCGTGTTTTCTTACAAAGCAGGTAATACGGTTGTTGATATGCTGATGCGAGCTGGCGGTGTTACTCGTTATGCGGGTGTTGAACATATTCGCGTGATTAACCAAGGTATTCCTCAGCTATTTGATTTAAAAAACTATCTTGATACTGGTGATGCCACTAGCATGCCGACCATTACAGCAGGCTCTACTTTATTTGTACCTATCCAAGAAGAAGAGATTAAAACGGGCTTGCGTACTATTTATGTGATGGGCGAAGTGTTTAAGCCCGGCGCATATGAAGCACCTGATGGTACTGCCTTTTTTGATATTTTAGCCAATGCTGGTGGTCCAACACGTTTTGCTGAAACGCGCCAAGTACGCATTATTCGCTCATCTGGACAAGTAGATGCCTTTGACTTGCAAGCTTACACCGAGGGCTTAGCCGCACGCCAAATTCCTGAAATTTCACCGGGTGACGCGATATTTGTTCCAGAAAAAACCGATATGAATGAGAAGTCATGGTTAAAGATTTCGCCAGATCGTGCTATTCGCGTGATTGGTGCAGTAATTAAACCGGGTCGATACGAGTGGGGTGATGAAATGTCATTTCTTGATATTTTGGCGCACGCCGGTGGCCCAACGCAAGATGCAGATATTTCGCAAATCAAGGTACTAAAAAACGGCCAAGCAAGCCGAGAAAAACCTTTTGATTTAGCGGCCTTTATTACCGATGGTGGTGACTTTTCATTACTGCCTCAAGTGTCTGCGGGTGACACTATTATCGTGCCGGAAAAACCAAGAGACGTGATTGATAACAAAGCGCGTTGGTTGCGCCAGTCACAAGAAAGTTCGATTTACGTATTTGGTCAAGTGGGTCAACCAGGCCGTTATGCCTTCGACAACAAACTGCACTTTCTAGATATTTTGTCGGCTGCTGATGGCCCGAATCAATTTGCAGATATTCATGCGATAAAAGTAACACACCGTAACGGTTACACCAGTAAAGTGACCACGGTAGATTTAGGTCTGTACTTTGAAACAGGTGACGAAACCTTGCTGCCACTGGTTCGTGCAGGCGATACCATTTATGTGCCGCAGCGCGACAAAGCGTGGTTAGATCAGAAAAAGGAACAAACGGTGCGCATTATTGGCGCGGTTGCTAAGCCTGGTCGTTACACCTTTAACGAAGCAATGACCATTTTAGATTTGTTGGCGGAAGCAGGCGGGCCAACCGATAAAGCGCATTTGACAGACATTATGGTGGTTAATATTTCAACCGCTAAGGCTAGTGAAAATCAAAGCCAACGTTTTGATTTAAAAACCTTTGTTAAACGCCCCGACTTTACCAAACTGCCATTGGTACGCAGTGGTGACACTGTTTACGTACCAGATATCAATAACAGTGACTGGAATGTGTTTGTGTCAAACGTGAAAGACATGGTCAGTGTTGTGTCACTTGTTGCCATCACAGGAGGCTTTTAG